The sequence below is a genomic window from Aquipuribacter hungaricus.
GACCACGCCCCGGTCCGCCAGCACCTGCTCGGCCTCGGTCGCCACCTCGGCGTTGCCCGCGAGGACGACCGGCAGCCCGGCCGGGCCGAGCACCGGCGCGAGCGCGGCGGCGGCGGCTAGCAGGGCCTCGCCGTCCCCGCCGTCGGTGCCCCCGGTGAGGACGACGACGTCCGGGCGGGCGGCCAGCAGCGCGGCGACGTCGTCGGGCCCGAGCCGTCCCGAGGCCAGGTGGACGACCCGGCCCCCCGCGGACACGGCCGCCCGGCGGGCCGCCTCGGCGGTGACGACCCGCTCGTAGCCCACGACGGCCAGCCGCAGCCCGCCGCCGGCGGAGCTGCACACCAGCGGCGCCCCGAAGGCGACCGGGTGGGCGCCGACCTGCTCCCCGAGCAGCGCGAGCACGCCGGACACCCCGTCCATGACGTCGGTGCCCACGGTCGTCCGGTGCTGCGCGGTGGCGACCACGCCGTCGCAGCGCAGCACCGCCGGGGCGCTCCCGGTGCCCGGCTGCACCCGCACCGACCCCGCGACCGTGGCCGCGGGGTCGACGAGCAGCGCCTTCGTCCACGTCGACCCGACGTCGACGCAGACCCTGAGGTCACTCATCCGCTGCGTCCCGGTCGCGAGGGCTGTCCCGGGGGACGGCTGCGCACGGCCTCAGGCCGAGGCGGCCGCGAGCGCGTCGTCGAGGTCCGCGATCAGGTCCTCGGCGTCCTCGAGCCCGACCGACAGGCGCACCAGGTCGTCCGGCACCTCGAGCACGGTGCCCGCGACGGACCCGTGCGTCATGGCGCCGGGGTGCTCGATGAGGGACTCGACGCCACCCAGGCTCTCGGCGAGCAGGAACGTCCGGGTCGACGCGCACGCCTTGAGCGCGGCGTCGCGGCCCTGCCGCAGCCGGAAGCTCACCATCCCGCCGAAGCCGCGCATCTGGCGGGCGGCGACCTCGTGGCCGGGGTGCGTGGGCAGGCCGGGGTACAGCACCTCCGACACCGCGTCGTGCTCGCTCAGGTACGCCGCGACCCGGGCGGCGGTGGCGCTGTGGCGCTCCATCCGCACGGCCAGGGTCTT
It includes:
- a CDS encoding glutamate mutase L — its product is MSDLRVCVDVGSTWTKALLVDPAATVAGSVRVQPGTGSAPAVLRCDGVVATAQHRTTVGTDVMDGVSGVLALLGEQVGAHPVAFGAPLVCSSAGGGLRLAVVGYERVVTAEAARRAAVSAGGRVVHLASGRLGPDDVAALLAARPDVVVLTGGTDGGDGEALLAAAAALAPVLGPAGLPVVLAGNAEVATEAEQVLADRGVVVDRVANVLPRIGHLDPGPAREAVRAAFLRHVIGGGRLSSGRGFEQLVLAATPDAVLAGVQRLAGAFPGGVLAVDVGGATTDVYSVLSQPAADSVEDDVAGTEAASRTVEGDLGMRWSAPGVLAAAGVEGLTARFAEAAAGSGGRPGSADAVADDGDLAERTAALAAEPGRLAEDPAALSLDTGLAAVAAVTALRRHA